A single genomic interval of Bradyrhizobium sp. AZCC 1693 harbors:
- a CDS encoding NAD(P)/FAD-dependent oxidoreductase, whose protein sequence is MNDVIIIGGSFAGLAAALQLGRARRKVTVLDTGLPRNRFADHSHGLLGHDHKPPLDILAEARQQLARYPTVRLVNARADSISGTIDKFSVLTGDGESLGACRLILSYGIVDQMPDVPGFAEGWGGSIVPCPYCDGFEVAGQHWGLIWSGPQSQNQVRLFHDWTDRLTLFADGHDIPPDIRADLASRNVPVVDGRITGIAHHGAHNATVKLDTGPDVAVDILFAHPRNKPSASLHESLGLATVDTPLGIALKVDERRQTSMPGIYAAGDLANPLMPSVTTASWQGAMAGIFAQQSMLV, encoded by the coding sequence ATGAATGACGTTATCATCATTGGCGGCAGCTTTGCCGGTCTCGCCGCCGCGCTGCAGCTCGGCCGCGCTCGCCGCAAGGTCACCGTTCTCGATACCGGCCTGCCGCGCAACCGCTTCGCTGACCACTCGCATGGTCTGCTCGGCCACGATCACAAGCCACCGTTGGACATTCTGGCCGAGGCGCGGCAGCAACTGGCGCGTTATCCCACGGTCAGGCTGGTCAACGCCCGGGCCGACAGCATCTCTGGCACCATCGACAAATTCTCCGTCCTCACTGGCGATGGCGAAAGCCTTGGGGCGTGCCGCCTAATCCTGAGCTATGGCATCGTTGACCAGATGCCTGACGTTCCGGGTTTTGCCGAAGGCTGGGGCGGGTCTATCGTGCCTTGCCCCTATTGCGACGGCTTTGAAGTCGCCGGCCAGCATTGGGGCCTCATCTGGTCCGGCCCGCAGTCGCAAAACCAGGTCAGGCTGTTCCACGATTGGACCGACAGGTTAACGCTCTTCGCCGATGGTCACGACATTCCGCCCGATATCCGGGCCGATCTGGCTAGCCGCAACGTACCTGTCGTCGATGGCCGGATCACCGGGATCGCCCATCACGGGGCCCATAATGCCACCGTCAAGCTCGATACCGGCCCCGATGTCGCGGTCGACATCCTGTTCGCGCATCCGCGCAACAAGCCGTCCGCAAGCCTGCATGAATCACTGGGTCTTGCCACGGTGGATACGCCCCTCGGCATCGCCCTCAAGGTCGACGAGCGCCGCCAAACCAGCATGCCTGGCATCTACGCCGCCGGCGACCTCGCCAACCCCCTCATGCCCTCGGTCACCACGGCATCATGGCAAGGCGCGATGGCGGGTATCTTCGCCCAGCAGTCGATGCTGGTTTGA